The Erpetoichthys calabaricus chromosome 5, fErpCal1.3, whole genome shotgun sequence genome has a segment encoding these proteins:
- the LOC114641623 gene encoding zona pellucida sperm-binding protein 4-like encodes MAAAAHTCAGSVPGISCDVRVTVKQRRSEPRPGPGVRIRPLVFPRDAQPATQTHNWVRVPSSSSPSVAGEGLSCSLYGSQYVVIIAFGSRSNVKTYTCPKPAARSVSVAERCAVTASEKLPCGGSSSITQADCEANNCCYDLSSSTSPCYYANDVTVQCTLDGQFVVVVSENVTLPPLDLGSLQLVDSSYPSCNPVTSLSSFVMYQFPVSACGSTVQLSGGNVTYQNTMSAAITVRSGPEGSITRDSVYKLFFQCTYSGSQDVQVEAEVYTVAPPLPVVEQGPFDLELVIATDSSYGSCYVDADYPVTKTLRDPVAVEVHIVNRTDPNLVLTRGDCWVTPGPSASSQPQWSLLVNGCPYTGDNYLTSLVTVDSTSGVAYPSHYRRFVFEMFAFVDPAAQQALAEKIFIYCVAAACYPSATDPCSQSCPARSE; translated from the exons ATGGCGGCGGCGGCTCAC ACTTGTGCAGGTAGCGTGCCAGGCATCTCGTGCGACGTGCGCGTGACCGTGAAGCAGAGACGCAGTGAGCCGCGGCCGGGACCAGGCGTCAGGATTCGCCCCCTGGTCTTCCCACGTGACGCTCAGCCtgccacacagacacacaactGGGTCCGAGTCCCCTCCTCCTCATCTCCAAGTGTGGCGGGCGAAGG CCTCTCCTGTTCTCTTTACGGCTCCCAGTATGTCGTGATCATTGCCTTTGGATCTCGATCAAATGTGAAAACCTACACGTGCCCAAAGCCAG CTGCCCGATCTGTGAGTGTTGCTGAGAGATGTGCAGTTACAGCCAGTGAGAAGCTCCCTTGTGGAGGGTCTTCATCCATCACTCAAGCTGACTGTGAAGCCAACAACTGTTGCTACGATTTGAGCAGCAGCACCAGTCCATGCTACTATGCCAATGATG TGACTGTGCAGTGCACCCTGGATGGCCAGTTTGTGGTGGTGGTGTCTGAGAATGTGACCCTTCCTCCCCTGGATCTGGGGTCCCTCCAGTTGGTGGACAGCAGTTACCCCAGCTGCAACCCTGTGACCAGCCTGTCCAGCTTTGTTATGTACCAGTTTCCAGTCAGTGCCTGTGGCAGCACAGTTCAG CTGTCTGGTGGCAATGTGACCTACCAGAACACCATGTCTGCTGCCATCACTGTGAGGAGTGGTCCAGAGGGCTCCATCACCAGGGACAGTGTCTACAA GTTGTTCTTCCAGTGCACCTACTCGGGAAGCCAGGATGTGCAAGTGGAGGCTGAGGTGTATACTGTGGCACCACCTCTTCCAGTAGTAGAGCAAGGGCCATTTGACTTGGAATTAGTCATTGCTACAG ATTCCTCCTATGGCTCCTGCTATGTGGATGCTGACTACCCAGTGACCAAAACTCTGAGGGATCCTGTGGCTGTGGAAGTGCACATTGTGAACAGGACTGACCCGAACCTTGTGCTGACTCGTGGGGACTGCTGGGTCACCCCAGGACCTTCTGCTTCCAGCCAGCCCCAGTGGAGCCTTCTGGTGAATGG GTGTCCATACACAGGGGACAACTATTTGACCAGCTTGGTGACGGTGGACAGCACCTCTGGAGTGGCCTACCCAAGTCATTACAGGAGATTTGTGTTTGAGATGTTTGCTTTTGTGGATCCTGCAGCTCAGCAAGCCTTGGCTGAAAAG ATCTTCATCTACTGTGTTGCTGCTGCCTGCTATCCCTCTGCCACAGACCCCTGTAGTCAGAGCTGCCCTGCAAGAAGTGAGTAG